The region TCGAGACCCTGCCCGTGGCCGCTGCGTCCATCATCCCGCTGGTCGCCCTCCTGGTGACCCGCCTGGCCGGGGCCAGCCTGAGCGGCTCTGCCTGGACCGCGCTGGCGGTGACGATAGGGCTGCTCGCGGTGTACAGCTACGCAGCGGGCGCGCGCGGCGGTCTCGACCTGGGTGGCCGGATCACCAGCGCAGCGGCCGGAGCCTGCGTCGGGGTCCTGGTCGCGCTCCTGAAGGTGGCTCTGCACTGAGCCACGGGGCACCGTGAGGGGAGCACACCGACATGTCGGACCGACCAGGCGCAACGGGCACACCGAGGGATCGCGCCGCGACCGCGTCCCTGACGGTCTGGATCTACGACTCGGCCCTGGGCGCCGCCGCCGGCGAGGTCCGGCTCAAGAACCTCCGGGACCGAGCCGCCCTGCGCGTCCACGACGCCATCACGGTCTCGTGGATGCCCGGCGTGCACGAACCGCGCATCGGCCACCTGCGGCGCGAGACGTCGGCGGTCGCGGCCCGCAGCGTGCTGGGAGGGCTCGTCGAGCTGCTCCTCCGCTCGGCGAGCGACGCCGCGGCGGGTATCCCCGCACTGGCCCAGCAGCTGCGCGGGACGGGTATCGACCAGCTCTTCCTGGAGGAGATCGTGGCGCAGCTCCACCCCGAGACGTCGGCCCTGTTCGTGCTCTCGAGCCACGCGGACCTGGACCAGGTCCGACCGGTGGTCGAACGCGGCCTCGCCCGAGGTGATGTCGTCCTCATGCACGCCCAGCTCCCGGGCGAGGCGCCCGCCGTGCTCCGCGCGGCCGTGCGGGACCTGCAGGCGCGAGCCGGGAGGCGCGACTTCCGCTGACCCTCGGCAGCAGGGACCTCAACGACGCTTCAGCTGCGTGGACAGCGCATGGATGACGAGGATGTCGACGGCGATGACGGTGATCGCCCACAGCGGGTAGCGCGGGAGGAAGGCGAAGTTCGCGACCGCCGACAGGCCCGCGATGATCATGCCGGAGACCTGCGCCCACGACGATCCGCGCAGGATGCCGATCGCGACCACGACGCACAGCACGCCGATCACGACGTGCGTCCAGCCCCAGACATCCATGTCGAACTTGTAGAGGTAGTCGCTGCCGGCCGAGTAGAGGTCGTCGTTGGCGATCGCCGAGGCGCCCTGGAGGATGCCGAAGGCACCGCTGATCAGGAGCATCACCCCCGCGAAGACGCTGACGAGGTCGGTCATGAACCCCTCGGCCGGGTCCACGCGCGCCGACCGCGACGTACGGACCCCTCCGGTGGTTCCTGTGCCGGGTGCTGTCTGGCTCATCGGGTCTCCCCCGCTCGCGTTCTGGTGACCCCACCACGATTCTCCGGGCCGGGGTGGCGCCGCCTCACCCTGCGCAGGGTGGTCTCGGCCCACCCGGACCGACGCGACCATGAGCCATGGACCCGACGCCTACGAGTGCCACGCTGTCCGACGAGGCATTGGTCGAGCTGGTCGCGATGCTCCCTGCCGTCGACAGCGTCGAGCTGAAGCTCTGCGTCCCGGACGGCGGCCGACGGTCGGCCGTGGCCGCGCTCCGGCTCGATCCGCTGCAGGCGGAGCTGCGGCAGGCCGTGTTCTTCGACACCGCCGACCTGGCGCTGGACCGGTGCGGCGTCGTCCTCCGAGCCCGGCGGATCCGTGACAAGCCCGGCGACACCGTCGTCAAGATCCGTCCGATCCAGCCCGAGGCGGTGCCGCAGGCCCTCCGCGACGAGCCCGGCTTCTCGCTCGAGGTCGACGCGCTACCAGGAGGGTTCACCTGCTCCGGCTCCATGCGGCACCACGCGACCGACGCCGACGTCCGGTCCGTGATGCAGGGTGCCCAGTCCGTCCGCACGCTGCTCTCCCGACCCCAACGACGCCTGTACGCCGCCCACGTCGGCGACGACGGACCTCGGCTCGATCGGCTCAGCGTCCTGGGTCCCATCACCATCATGAAGCTGAAGTGGAGGCCGCCGGACGTCAGCCGTCGATTCGTCGCCGAGCTGTGGCTCTTCCCTGACGGCGGTCGGACCCTCGAGCTGTCCACCAAGTGCGCTCCTGGTGACGCCTTCGCCGCCGCGGCGGAGGCCAAGGCGTTCCTGATCTCGCACGGGATCGACCTGACCGCGGAGCAACAGACCAAGACGCGCGCCGCCTTGGCGTTCTTCTCGCTCGAGCTCGCTCGTCCCTAGATCGCACCCGACCAGCTGACCCCGCCGAGGGCGAACTGTTCACAAGTCGCTCGGCTGTCCGTTGGCGCGGCATTTCCCCGGTGTTCCCCAGGTCTCGACACAGTCCCTGGTGTGCTGGCAGTCGGTGAGTCGCTGCTGACGGGGACCCGGCAGGCCCCGGACCCGGTCCCGGTTGGCGCGGCGACTCCGCGCGTGGCTGCACCGCCCCGCTTCCTGGTGTGGGTCAGCGTCGGGCTCGTGGTCGCGGGCACCGTGATGGCCGTGGTCGGCGCGTTGCGCACCGGCGTCTCCTGGGACGAGCCCTTCCACGTGATGCGGCTCCGCAACTTCTTCGAGCACGGGTGGTTCAGCGTCGACTGGTCCACCGAGACCGGCGGATCGACCGCGGGCGACAACAACACGCTGGTCTACGGGCCGGTCGCGATGCTGCTGCTGCACGGCCTGTGCGTCCTCGTGGGCGTCGACGGCTGGCACACCGTCTCGACCACACCGACGGCGTACGACGTGCGCCACCTCGGCGTCGTCCTGATCGGTCTCGCCGGGACGGCCGCCGCGGCGGGGATCACGCGGGTCCTGCTCGGGTCGTGGCGCTGGGCCGTGCTGACGGCTGCGGCACTGCTGGCGCTGCCGATGTGGACCGGCCACCTCATGTTCAACGTCAAGGACGTGCCCGTCGCCACCGGCTACACCCTGATGACGCTGGCCCTCGTCGCCATGGTCTCCCCGGCGCCCGGCCGTCAGCTGCTGCGCGTCGCCGGCCTCGTCGCCGGCATCACGCTCATGGTCGGCACCCGCCCGGCGATGGCGTCCGCGGTCCTGGTGGCCGTGGCGCTGCTGGTCGGTGGCGCCCTGCTCGCTCGCTCCCACGGTGGACAGCGACCGGCGACCGGCGAGGCGGTGGCCGGTGCCACCATGGCGGGCGCCCTGCTCGCCGTCGTCTACCCGCACGTCTTCCTGCATCCCCTCCTGCTCCTCGGGTCGGTCCGGCAGTCGGCGAGCTTCCGCGACAACGATGCCTCCGGCTACACCTACGTCCCGTTCCACCTGGCCACCCAGTTCCCCCTGCTCCTCCAGGCCCTGTTCGTCGTCGGGCTCTGGTCGGCGGTCACCGTCATCGCGCGGAGCCGGCGCGTCGATCCCGCGAGGGCCACCCGCCTGGCGCTCGTCGTGGCCCAGGTCACCGTCCTGCCCCTCGTCGCCGTGGCGAAGAACTCCGACCTCTACAACGGGCTGCGCCAGCTGCTCTTCGCCTCGCCGGCGTGGGCGGTCCTGGTGACGATCGGCCTGGCTCACCTGCTGGCGTGGGGCGCTCTGCGTCGCCGTACGGGACTGGTCGGCGGTCTGGCCGCCGTCGCCCTCCTCGTGCCGATGGCCGACCAGGCGACGCTCTTCCCCTACCAGTACAGCTACTTCAACGTCGCGTTCGACGCGACCGGGGGCCACGCCCAGACCGACTACTGGCGCACGAGCGTCCCCGAGCTCCTGCCCGGCATCCCGACGGATGGTCAGCTGGTCTGCGGGCCGACGCGGTCCACCCAGCTCGGGGCGCCGGCCGGCAGCCCCGGAGCACGTGGCGTCGGTGCGGAGGCGATGCTGGCGGGCCGGTACTCCTCCGACAGCAGCGTCGACTGCCGCACGGACCCGCTCGGGCCGCTGGCGCCCGTCTGGCGTGCCGATGGCCTGCCGGTCGACGACCTGCTGCCGCACGACGAGTTCTACGTCGTCATCGACCGCGACCACCCGCTGCCGAGGAACTGCGCCGAGATCGCCGCGGTGACCCGTCACCGGCACTGGCGCACGGTCGCGATGACGTACGTCGCCCGCTGCCGCCTCGCTCCGCAGCCCCTCGTCGGGACCGTGGCGTTCACCCACGCGGACGGGGAGAACATGCTGCCGCGGCTGTGGGCCTACGCCCCCGAGGGGTGGGTCATGCGCGAGAGCGCGACGGCCATCGACGCGGCCGCCGACGCCGCGAGCCTGACCTTCCGGGCACCGTCCGCGTGCGCCGAGACGGCGTGCGCGCTGGTCCTCGACGCAGACGCGCCCGCCGACCTCGGTGCGGCCGTGAACGACATGCCGGCCGCGGTCGACGTCGACCGCGGCGGCGTCAGCGTCGTCCTCCCGTCCGGCACCGCCGACACCTGGGTCACCTTCACGAGCACGTCCGGAGCGCCACTCGGTCTCCGGGTCCGCAGCATGCGAGCGGTCCCCTCCGGGACCGGCTAGGAGACATCGAATGTCTACCAACCTCTGGGTCGTCGTCCCAGCCCTCGACGAGGCCGAGAACCTCGTGGTGGTCGTGCCGCGCATCCTCAACGAGCTGGTGCTCCTCGACGTGAAGGGCCACGTCCTGGTCGTCGACGACGGGTCGACCGACAAGACCCGTGAGGTGGTCTCGGACCTCGCCGACCGGCACGCCGAGGTCCGGCTGGTCTCCCTGGGTCGCAACATGGGCAAGGCCACCGCCCTGCGCCGCGGGTTCGAGGAGGCGCTCGCCGAGGGCGCCGAGGTGGTCGTGATGATGGACGCCGACGGCCAGGACGACCCCGCCGAGCTGCCGCTCCTCCTGGCCCGGCTCGACGACGGCGCCGACCTCGTCACCGGCGCCCGGACGGTGCGCAACGACCGCTTCGTGAAGCGCAACACGTCCAAGCTCTACAACGCCGCCACGGCACGCCTCTCCGGCGCCCCGGGCAAGGACTTCAACTCCGGCTTCAAGGTGATGCGTGCGGACGTGGCCCGTCACGCCTCGCCGATGCTGTACGGCGAGCTGCACCGCTACCTCACCGTCGTGGCCCACTGGCTGGGCTACCGCGTGGCCGAGGTCAGCGTCCAGCACCACGAGCGGCTGCACGGCAAGACGAAGTACGGCCTCGCTCGCTTCTGGCGCGGCTTCGTGGACCTGCTCACCGTGCGGTTCCTGATGACCTACGAGAGCCGGCCGTCGCACCTCTTCAGCGGGCTGGGCCTGGCGAGCATGGCGGCCGGCGGTCTGGCCCTCGCGTACCTCTTCGTCGAGAAGGTGTCGGGGGCGGCCATCGGCGGTCGCCCGCTGCTGATCGCCGCCGTGGTCCTCGCGCTCGGCGGCCTCCAGCTGGTGCTGTTCGGCCTGCTCGCCGAGCTCCAGGTCTACTCGCGGCAGCGCGAGCGCGTGTGAGGCAACCACCCCGGATCCTGGTCGCGGTCGGCGTGGTCGTCCTCGCCACCACCACGGTGCTCGCCGTGCTCGGCGCCCTCCGGGCCGGGGTCACCACGGACGAGCCCATCCACGTGATGCGGCTGCGGAACTTCTTCGACACCGGCTGGTACGCACTCGACTGGGACTTCGGCGGCGCCGGCCCGGGGGGGGACGGCACCAACACCTACGTCTACGCCCCGGTCACGATGCTGGTGCTGCACGCCTGGTCGGTGCTCTGGGGCGTGGAGGGGTGGCACGACGTCTCCACGACCTCGCACGCGTACGACGTACGCCACCTCGGCGTCGTCGTGATCGGGCTCGTCGGCGTGGCCGCCGTCGCGGCGATCGGCCGCCTGGTGCTCGGGAGCTGGCGCTGGGGCGTCGTCGCCGCGGCCGTGCTCGCCGCCACCCCCCTCTGGACCGGGCACGAGATGTTCAACGTCAAGGACGTCCCCGTCGCCACCGGGCACACCCTGGTCACGCTCGGGCTGCTGCTCCACCTGCGGGACGTGCCCGCGTCCCGGCTGCGCCGGGTCGCCCGGGCCGGCTGCCTGGCGGCGGGACTGGTGCTGACCCTCGGCACCCGACCGGGCATGTGGTCGGGCCTGTCGGTCGCCTTCGCGGTCGCGGTCGTG is a window of Nocardioides conyzicola DNA encoding:
- a CDS encoding DUF7144 family membrane protein; amino-acid sequence: MTDLVSVFAGVMLLISGAFGILQGASAIANDDLYSAGSDYLYKFDMDVWGWTHVVIGVLCVVVAIGILRGSSWAQVSGMIIAGLSAVANFAFLPRYPLWAITVIAVDILVIHALSTQLKRR
- a CDS encoding glycosyltransferase family 2 protein translates to MSTNLWVVVPALDEAENLVVVVPRILNELVLLDVKGHVLVVDDGSTDKTREVVSDLADRHAEVRLVSLGRNMGKATALRRGFEEALAEGAEVVVMMDADGQDDPAELPLLLARLDDGADLVTGARTVRNDRFVKRNTSKLYNAATARLSGAPGKDFNSGFKVMRADVARHASPMLYGELHRYLTVVAHWLGYRVAEVSVQHHERLHGKTKYGLARFWRGFVDLLTVRFLMTYESRPSHLFSGLGLASMAAGGLALAYLFVEKVSGAAIGGRPLLIAAVVLALGGLQLVLFGLLAELQVYSRQRERV
- a CDS encoding DUF1269 domain-containing protein; translation: MSDRPGATGTPRDRAATASLTVWIYDSALGAAAGEVRLKNLRDRAALRVHDAITVSWMPGVHEPRIGHLRRETSAVAARSVLGGLVELLLRSASDAAAGIPALAQQLRGTGIDQLFLEEIVAQLHPETSALFVLSSHADLDQVRPVVERGLARGDVVLMHAQLPGEAPAVLRAAVRDLQARAGRRDFR